Proteins encoded by one window of Rutidosis leptorrhynchoides isolate AG116_Rl617_1_P2 chromosome 7, CSIRO_AGI_Rlap_v1, whole genome shotgun sequence:
- the LOC139860262 gene encoding uncharacterized protein encodes MKKLLKELPTMTAPIAGETLILYLAASKEAISSVLIEDRGQVQMPVYFISKALTGSELNYPAIEKMVYALVHTARLLRRYFQVHPIRVLTDQPIKQVKEVKVKSIEEDSVSAAVEEEERSWMTPIIEFLTKGMLPIASSEARKIKMKAPMYLLDKGVLYRKSFLGPHLKCLNPTQSESIIREVHEGMCALHSGHKTVASKIMRIGYYWPSMYRCAKEENIVCQFGIPNEIVSENGTQFEGNPFSGWCQELNIKQTFTSVAHPQANGQCEVTNRDIVLGIKARCHRTTLKGATNETPFSLVYGSEAVIPAEINVPTMRITSFDESSNSEELRENLNLVEERREMAVIKEAINKQRITSYYNKRVQPLSFQLDDLVWRKNEASRAEDTGKLGPKWEGPYKVIGVSDTGAYRLASLDGRAIKRSWHAQTLKRCYI; translated from the exons ATGAAAAAGTTGCTGAAAGAGCTGCCAACAATGACTGCACCAATTGCTGGGGAAACGTTGATACTGTACTTAGCGGCATCgaaggaagcaataagttcagtGTTGATAGAGGACAGAGGACAG GTGCAAATGCCTGTGTATTTTATTAGCAAAGCTTTGACAGGGAGCGAATTAAATTATCCTGCAATCGAAAAAATGGTTTATGCACTCGTGCATACGGCTAGGCTCTTGCGGAGATATTTCCAAGTGCACCCAATAAGGGTCCTAACAGATCAGCCGATAAAGCAG GTTAAGGAAGTTAAAGTAAAATCTATTGAAGAAGACAGTGTTTCGGCTGCGGTTGAAGAAGAAGAGCGGAGTTGGATGACACCAATTATAGAATTTCTAACCAAAGGTATGTTGCCGATAGCTTCAAGTGAAGCAAGAAAGATTAAGATGAAAGCACCAATGTATCTGTTAGACAAGGGAGTCCTATACAGAAAATCTTTTCTGGGGCCTCACTTGAAGTGTCTCAATCCAACTCAATCGGAGTCAATTATACGGGAAGTACACGAGGGAATGTGCGCACTGCATTCGGGACACAAAACGGTTGCGTCCAAAATAATGCGGATTGGATATTACTGGCCGTCAATGTACAGATGTGCCAAAGAG GAAAACATCGTCTGTCAgtttggaataccaaatgaaatagtaagCGAGAATGGTACGCAATTCGAAGGAAATCCATTTAGTGGCTGGTGCCAAGAATTGAATATAAAGCAAACATTTACATCAGTCGCACACCCCCAGGCGAATGGTCAATGTGAGGTTACGAATCGGGATATCGTTTTAGGAATCAAAGCAAG GTGCCACCGCACAACTCTGAAGGGCGCAACTAATGAAACACCCTTTAGTTTGGTGTACGGGTCCGAGGCTGTAATACCTGCCGAAATAAATGTGCCAACCATGCGCATAACAtccttcgatgaaagtagcaaCAGCGAAGAACTGCGTGAAAATCTAAACTTAGTTGAAGAACGCAGAGAAATGGCAGTaataaaagaagcaatcaacaaacaAAGAATCACAAGCTACTATAATAAGCGCGTCCAACCATTATCCTTCCAATTGGATGATCTGGTGTGGCGAAAAAATGAAGCAAGCAGGGCAGAGGATACGGGTAAGCTTGGACCTAAGTGGGAAGGACCTTACAAGGTAATTGGCGTAAGCGATACAGGGGCGTATCGACTAGCAAGTTTGGATGGAAGAGCAATAAAGCGCAGTTGGCATGCGCAGACACTAAAACGGTGCTACATATGA